In the Vitis vinifera cultivar Pinot Noir 40024 chromosome 2, ASM3070453v1 genome, one interval contains:
- the LOC100248938 gene encoding S-norcoclaurine synthase 1, with protein MVGEEMSTESGFFLPVENVQALASNNSGEIPSRYLRPELQSEEVLADESIQIPTIDMRKLMVAEDEMGKLHYACKEWGFFQLINHGVAEEVIEKMKADLQEFFKLPLKEKNAYAKLPNGVEGYGQHFVVSQDQKLDWADILFLQCRPASERNMRFWPQEPTSFRATFDKYSSELQKVSICLLELMAKNLKVDPGQLMNMFQKGRQQIRMNYYPPCVHASKVIGLTPHSDICGLTLLAQVNEVQGLQIKKNGKWIPIRPVPGAFIVNIGDILEIMSNGEYKSIEHRAVVNPETERLSIAAFHSPSVETIIGPLPELVKENGAIYKSVSREEYYKFAFSRKLDGKSIISHMKLEN; from the exons ATGGTGGGTGAAGAAATGAGCACAGAGTCGGGATTCTTTCTTCCAGTTGAAAATGTCCAAGCTCTCGCTTCCAACAACTCAGGTGAAATACCAAGCCGGTACCTCCGGCCGGAACTCCAGTCAGAAGAAGTTTTGGCGGACGAGTCTATCCAGATTCCCACCATAGATATGAGGAAGCTCATGGTTGCTGAAGATGAGATGGGTAAACTTCACTATGCCTGTAAAGAATGGGGCTTCTTCCAG TTGATAAATCATGGGGTAGCAGAAGAAgtaattgagaaaatgaaggcAGACCTTCAAGAGTTCTTTAAATTGCCACTAAAGGAGAAGAATGCATATGCAAAACTACCAAATGGGGTTGAAGGTTATGGCCAACACTTTGTTGTTTCCCAAGACCAGAAGCTTGATTGGGCTGATATACTTTTTCTTCAATGCCGGCCAGCCTCTGAAAGAAATATGAGGTTCTGGCCTCAAGAACCCACTTCTTTCAG GGCAACCTTCGACAAGTATTCATCAGAGCTCCAAAAAGTTTCAATCTGCCTTTTGGAGTTGATGGCTAAGAACCTTAAGGTCGATCCTGGGCAGCTCATGAATATGTTTCAAAAGGGAAGACAACAGATAAGAATGAATTATTATCCCCCTTGTGTGCATGCAAGCAAGGTTATAGGTCTCACTCCCCACTCAGATATTTGTGGACTTACCCTTCTTGCTCAAGTCAATGAAGTACAAGGCttgcaaataaagaaaaatggtaaATGGATACCGATAAGGCCTGTCCCCGGTGCATTCATCGTCAACATTGGCGACATTCTTGAG ATAATGAGCAATGGGGAATACAAGAGCATAGAGCATAGAGCGGTGGTGAACCCAGAGACGGAACGCCTCTCCATCGCAGCATTCCATTCTCCTAGTGTTGAGACAATCATTGGTCCTTTACCAGAGCTTGTAAAGGAGAATGGTGCAATCTATAAATCTGTAAGTAGGGAGGAGTATTATAAATTTGCATTTAGCAGGAAACTTGATGGTAAAAGTATAATCAGTCATATGAAGTTGGAGAACTGA